In Siniperca chuatsi isolate FFG_IHB_CAS linkage group LG24, ASM2008510v1, whole genome shotgun sequence, the DNA window CCACAGTGCCACCTATTGACGAAAACAAGTTCAAGAAATTACAGTAAGATATGCAGTGGGTCATTTTAGCCCAGCATTGTCTTTTTCAAGCTTTTGATAGCTAAATTATTCTGGTTAATATTTTATGTGCTTGTGACACACAGTTCATTCTTGCACTATTTCCTGTCTAGAGGTAATAAAGAGGACTAAaccacaaaacaaagaaaaacaagacattcaCTCTCCCCTCTAAACCTGTCCTGTTTTGCTGTGAAAGGGCAGAATTAAGTTATTCAGCCCATTTTACCCAGAAAACTAGCCGATCTGTCtgtgatgaaaatgttgaaatgttggtGAGGTCACCATAGGGGGACTTTAAAGGAGAAAAGGGGAGTTGGGTCGGAGCAAAGCAGAACAAAACTATTAAATCTTTCATCATTTCCCACTCTCCTATAACCTTGTTGCGCTGGTGGAGCTGAGGTCTAGACATTGTGGAAAGACAATAGCCATCCATCATGTCCGATTATGCCGTTTAGATGTAATTGCAAACCCTTAAGGATTGCTCCTCCACCCTCATCCCTGCACGCATAGACACACACGCTcaaatgcacatgtacacacataacacacggcgagcacacacacacacacacacacacacacacacacacacctgcaggggAAAGAAAGGGTAGAATATCACTGTTGGttctgcagacagagagagagagagagagagagagagagagagagagagagagagagagcaggcagCCACCTCCATACACATTTCACAGACAATCAAATTAGAGCTAGTGTTCGATACATCACTGACAAATTGTTTATTAAACAAAAGGCTTGAATTGCAGCATAACTGAGAAAGATTCAAGCGACGAGAGAAGTGTGGGCTGCAAGACTTTCATGTGCAAGTGTGTGACTGCGCGCACATACTATATGCCCATGTAAGGAAGTCAGGTTTTCATGTTAACCCTCATTCGTGCAAACACACCATTTATGTCCTTTTCTACAATAGCAGGCACGGctatcatttaaaaatgcactGAGGATACAAACACTGGAATAAAACAATGTCAGCGAGGTCATGAGTGGAGCATGGCACTAGCACTGTTAGTGTTTGATTCCCAATGGGGCCACCCACGTTAAATGGCACTTTGGTTAAAAGCATCCACCATATGTTATGTTAATGTGCTCAGATCATTTGTTTCCTGTCATGTTGCGCATTTAACAGTGAGGAACTTGCAGGTCACATAGAAGGATAATTTACATATCTTATTCTATAGCAGGCATTTTGAAGCGAAGGCAAAGTTTTACGTGGGAAACTCCACCCAGAAGAGGTTGACGTGTACTAAGATGCCCATTATGCAAACATTTATCATTTCATAGATTTACCCTCTGAAAAGGCATTACGGTGGAATGGATCATAGGCTGgatattttaaaggaatagtataCTGCTTCACTGCAGTTGCAATTATTTCCAAACTGCAAATATGTGTCAAAATATTTCTCAGCAAAATAGCTAAACAACTACTTTTGTGTTGTGCAATTGCCTCCTCATAGCTCCACCTAGCGTATTTAGTGATTTATCAGCAAAACAGTGATTGTTTGCAGGAGTAGTTTGAGTTTCAGTggacattttgttatgttttgtcaCCTTCATTCCCTGTGCCTCCGGGTCTCCATTGAGATTCATTGTAACTTTTGTTAATTTGAGGTGACTATAGATCCTATATCGTACACGAAGAAGCAAACTTTTCAGATCCACCTTTGAAACTCTGAAACTCAAATCAGCTGGGGGCTACTGGCCAGGTTGGTCTCTCCTAGGGGGGGCACTTGAAAAGAAGGTGAAGAAAAACACTCCAGTGCATTTATTCAACAataaactacacacacattttgaatcTCTCCCTCATACATACTGCTCTGCATGTTTGCCGCTTGAGATTGTATTCCTTGAGAACAGCAGCTTTGCAGAAGAGACAGGTAGCGgtgtaacttttaaaaaatccctccagacatgttttaagataCATCATTTTGTTCTACTTAGAATAATAATTTTTCCACAAAAGAAGTTCACTTAACTtgttaaaaaaatcttaaaattatATCAATTtattctccctcattgaaatgctgttcatttcaaaagtttaactgctggacataagatgtctcctacttcacttgAAAGTcaattctcagtgtttgtgcactgcAGGTTTCACGTTTCAAcgtcacacttgtgtaagttgttTATTGAACCATGATTGACCATGAGGAGTAGACTCGGTATACAGGGCCCCCATGTGAGGAGGGCCCCACAAAGACTACTAGAATAAACAGCCTTGGATGTGGAGAGGGGCCCTTAGAGAATGCCTATATACAGGatccagaattttgtgctacacccCTGGCTGAGAGGGTTTGCAGATCGCACaatacaataaatgaaaaaagttaCACAGCTAACAAACAGCTAAATATCATCAGATTAGCTTCCATAGCACACAGATCAGATCAGATAACAGGAAATTGAGAGAAACTTTGGAGCCTATGATGTAGGGCGGGGTAGGAGTCTAAAGGTCAGCTCCTGATTCTCCAACTGCTGCATTGTTCCTGTAGAGGAGGCGAtgacacctgtcaatcaaccCGCGCTGAAGACCTTTATATCGTGACAAAGGCCGCTCGCGGGCTATTGAGCAAGACGACGACCCCTTCATGAGAAATGTCATGGATGTTGTGATAAAAATGAGGTCGGCCGTGTGTGGAGTGTGAGGGGAGTGGAGTGTTTTTGGCTGATGTCAGAATCCAGCCACTAGAGtcggagtgtgtttgtgtcattgcGACCTCACCGTGTCACTGTGGCTTTTTGCTAAATGATACATCAGCTGTTATTGCAGTGCTGGGAGATCATTATCCCACTGGAGTGTGTGGAAGCaatgtgcagatgtgtgtgtggctttgtgtgtggtCGGTAGGTGACGTGGTGTGATGCATGTCTTTAATAACAGTCCATTAgctctctgcgtgtgtgtgtgtgtgtgtgtgtgcatctcctTTGTATATGGGCTAGTGCCAGTACCTAGGcgtacttgtgtgtgtttgtgtgtgtccctgtgagtgtgtggaaACAGAATGTGTGCAGACGTGTTGGAAATGGCCACTGACAGGCCGTGAATCAGAGCCCGGCATGCTGTTATTTCATGTTGCTCCCACCGGGCCGGGCCGAGCACCAGCCGGGCTGCTGTCTGTTATCCCTCACCCCGAGGTTCTCTGACCCCAaccatatttttcttctttccctcctttattttcacttttcacttcCCTTCCCCCACATACCATGACTTCTTCCTTCTTCCCTACTCACACTTATTCTCCTGCTTCTCCCTTTTTCATCTTCAACTTCACCCTCTTGACGGATCCACATATTTGCTCCCTTTTAAAAATTGCCAACATACCAAGACAGTTTTAAGCAGTGGCACCATAACTGATGCCAGCGTCTAAAAACACATGCCAGTACATGTTGGAAGGCAAAATTTCCCTCAGAAATATCTCCCTGTCCCACGCAAATCTATTCGCTGACAAAACGCATAGAAATCCGCTGATCTTGAACGCTGCTCGCCCACCACAACAGCAGGCTATAACTAATCCATCTCCCACTACATGTTTTTAATGAGCCTCCATAACCGTTATCCGTATGCTGCAGTGCGGCGCGGGCCAAATCGAGCTGTTTCCATGACTTTGTGCTGTCAGCAAAACGTGACGagggacgtgtgtgtgtgtgtgtgtgtgtgtgtgtgtacatgtgtgcgtGTTGCTGTCACTGAGCATCTGCGTTGTCGGTGTGCCATCCTGGTTGATGATTTTCCATCTGGtggaagttgtgtgtgtgtgtgtgtgtgtgtgtgtgtgtgtgtgtgtgtttattgtctAAACAGAGGATCGGCCTATTTACCTGCATCATCCTGCGCTTGTTTCAAAATGCACCAGGATTATTGGAAACAGAAGCTGATGGGAGTGgtggcagtgtgtgtatgtgagcgtGTAGAGGGAGAGGCTGCCAGGCCCCTTTCAGAAGCCCCCACGGGGGTCAAATTAGGGCCCTCCGGGGGCCAAATTAGAGGCAGCTAACCAAGTTAGAGATCGGCAGCAGAGGGGGCCTGACTGGCAGGGATGGACTGATTTCACTCCAGCCCCCTGAActaacacacaccacacacacacacacacacacctcctctctTTGTTTTGCCGCTGATCAGCAAAAGATAAAAGCCAGTTCCTGACAATAGCAGCCTCTCTGTTGGGGATTCTGCAGGGAGATcctgacagagaggaagagctATAATGTATTCCTGTAGGTCAGCCTGGATTAGTGTGTCTGTATCAAGGGGAAGTGATTTAAAGTAATTTAGCCTTTAGAATAGGagtttctttaaaataaatctcattATGTTTTTTATCCTGATGTTCTTACTGGGAAAAGTTTGGCTGTGGATGATGAGAAATGctattttttgtgtttcataGTCTAAATATATGTCTGTATAATGGATCATTAATGgtaacaacattaaaacaaattattttaattctaaCTGAACCTAAGAGGAAAAAGTCACCATTTCTATATTAGGAAAGGTAGGAAAGTTGAGGTTTTACCAATAGGATTTCCATACTGGTAGCTCTATTCAATTATATTTCAAAGAATAAGGCTgccaatatttatatttatcttattgtcaacaaatccaatgaaaagatcAAAGCCAACAATTAGTTGATCCTAATATCCAGTATTGGCCAAAGTCTGATACagattattcctctgtgccatacaagagctccattgttgcccAAAAACTACTGAAAACATATCAATGAGTCACATTGTTatcatgaacatgggcactatagtttattttgagtcaatcccacatacactgtcctgctgctgtaaaaactcactagcaccaaatgtgtattaatccgctgctgaaaatagtgcccaacaaatgcactattaaTTCCTATCATAGTAATATTTGCTAAAAATTACAGTTGTTAgtatttcaaaaaataaaactatatatttctAAAGATTTACTTTAGTGGGAACAAATTGCCAGTAGCCATATATCTTGGCTATTTCACCCGATAGCTGCATAGTGACTTTACATGTAGTGTCGTATAGTATAGAAAACTTTTTTCTAAATTTAAGGAAACTTAAGTGGAATTTTGTGGGGGAAATCAAGAGTTTAAGAGGTTAAGCAGACCCTAAAATATTGCTGTGCTGTCATTACTGAATGTCTCACCAGCAAGATTTATAACAGGTATGTCAACATGTGATTGACATGCCTGCTGGCACAGGTTCAAGACACTCCCGCTGCTTCCtgtcacatgacacacacacacacacatttgttggTGGTGACATTTGGTGAAGTCTCACAGAGGATGATCATAAATCTCACTTTTATGAGCGACTCTGCAGACTGTCACCTTGACATTCAAGACCTGGCGGCACAAAAAATCCAACTCCCTGAAAGGATTGATTGATTTGCCTCATGGGGGCAGTGAAAGCCACTCACTGTTAGGGTCAGGCTTGTTTCTGTTTATAAAAGTCTTTGTTCATTAACATCATGACAAGTGGAGATTTGGCAGATGGTTTgcctttaaaacatttcaagaaTGCACAATAATTTCGCTCTTTCCATGGCTTTCACCAGAAATGTACACATGATTACTTCaattaaataatttctttatGAAATGAGTCTTTGACATAAAGACAGGGTTGAAGCTGACTAAACTGGCTGTAAATGAGCCCTTTGGAGTGCACAGCCAAGCAGCTATCATCTAATCTGCAGTTCTATTTAGTGAaagggaagagagggaaggaaagcTTCAAAGACTGAATCCTCCAGGCTGGAATCCAATCAAGTCATTAGGAGTAGGTGGAGCCAGAGCCAAGTTCCCACAACTTAGTTTTGGTCAGAAGACAAAAGCAGCATTGCTCTCTTAAAACACCAAGAAATCAGGTTTTTGTGTGATAAGTTGTAATGGGGTTCCGAGAGGCGGTTTTGTTAGGGCTTGTGTTTCTCCTCTCAGGTGCAAATCTTTGTGCTGCTACACAAAACTGGTTTAACTTTAGCACCAATGAGAGTCTGAACCAAATTCCACAACAAGTGACAACAAGTTTACAGCTGCCAAGATTACCACAGACAGCAGATCATCAGTCAAACCGGACAGAGCACAGTGATCCCGTCCATTCTCCTGTCAGCTTCCAGCTCAGGAGCTTCCAGCTCAGGAGCCCAGctgtcaacaaacaaaaaccgCTCAGGCCTCTTGTGGTGCAGATGCAAACTTCTCAAAACAGGCAGAGATTGGAGGCCAGAAAGCTGACCTCAGCGCAGCTGGAGCCAAGGGAAAGTGTCCAAGCACAAGAGATGTTAAAGTTGCCTGTTCGAGGCCCAGATCTGAACCCACCTGTCAAGCAGGAATCAAAGGtacttttaaaaactttatgaCTTCTACGCAGCCTTTTTGATCTTCTGCACCATTTAAGTTCAGTGTAATTAAATTTGAATGAAGGTGCAGGTGTTTGAGCAGCGGGTGCCTGTGCCAGCCAGCAGCGTGGCAGTGCGCTGTGGGGAAGGAGAGGTCACCGTAGCGGTCAACCAGAACTTCTTAGGTAATGGCTGCTAGTTACTTGAATTGATCGAttgtggggtgggggggttcaATGGCACCGGTCCATTTAACATGCCTTCTGCTCTGATGTCTGAAAAAGAAAGGTTAAAGGCTGGAATTGAACGGTGACTATGGGACACTCAGTGCTGATTACTGCAAATGGCACAGACTATGGACTCGGCGATCAATGTTATGTATCCTCTTATTTCTTCACTCCAAGAAGAGCATTCTGTATGGCTGTTCAGTGCCCAAATGCTGACTTTACAGTGATGCATTAAGAAACGTTTTTGTCCTGTGGCTGAACCTCCACTTGCTGTGAGTGTTATTGACTGGACCAGGAAAAGAAATGGCTTCAGGTAATGGTCCTGATTGAAGCTGTGCCTTGTCCTCTTTGTTCTTAGGAAACGGTCAGTCGATCCGTCCAAGTGATTTGACCTTAGGAGGGTGCGCTGCACTGGGCACCACTGACCACATCCTGCAGTTCCAGACAGAGTTACAGGGCTGTGGCAGCACAGTGATGGTGTGTGGCtttctgcctcctttagtgtcCATCTTCTCATATTATGTATTTGAAGTCGCTGtaactgttttgtgttttcctcaGATGACTGAAGAGGCCCTCATCTACTCCTTTTCTCTGATGTACTCCCCAACACCCATTGGCAACACCTTCATTTTAAAGACCAACCCTGCTGAGGTGGTAATTAAATGCCACTATCGAAGGTAAAGCCTCATTATTTGGCATTTTCCCCCTCAGCCTGCCAAGTCCAATTCTAGCCCTGCTGTTACAGATCATTCAGGGTATCTGTAGGTCTTAGTCTTTAAAAAGCATGGAATTCAGTTTCCTCCCCAAAAAAGGcctaataaaaactaatttacaTAACAAAGCTCAAAAACTAGAAAAGAGaaatattgaaaaacaaaagtgatGACAATAAAAAAGTCTGAGTCATATCATATGGTTTTCCTTCATACTTTGGCTGGTATGACCATCAAACAGGTTTTAAATTGCATTCTATGGAATATTAAAAGtcttttaaaatttgaattatCTCTGTgaaccctgcagaaaccctgttATTGTCATATTCACCTCTGTCTACCTGTGTTATGTTCTCCTCTCACTACTCGTGTCTTTCCTTGTGAGTGAGGTGCATCCTTCCTCGATGAGCCTCTCTCTAGTGAAATGCCCGTCCTTCCTGTAATTGTCCTCACAGGAGGCATTATGCGAGCAGCAACGCTGTGAGGCCTACCTGGAGGCTGTTTGCCTCCAACATGTTAACAGAACAGCAGCTGCACTTCTCCCTGCGTCTCATGACAGGTGGGGACACGTCACAAAAAACGACAAACTTAGAGCTGATGTTCTGCAGTTACAACTTTGATTCGCGCCAGACGGTTTGGCTAATTTCCCCTGCGACAGGTGTAATTGCAATCACGCAAGGCCttgttgtggttttttttttttttttttttttaaaaaagacgCTAAACAGTGACTTGATAAACAGGAGTGAAACTTTTGATGCATGGTGATGAGCTGAAATTACATGCCTTGTAGGCTGCAGCTGACCCAACGGGGTCACTCGCACAATAAAAGTGATCAATAAACAGCTGATTATGTTTTCCAATTAATTCCAAGCTACATGCTGCAGATAGTGACTACACCAAATTGTTGTTAATCTTAAAAGCTGGCCTAACAGAACCCCATCTCCTGTGAGTTACTTACTGTAAAATTTCCATGACTGTATGAAGTTATGAAGGAAATTATGAAAGTTTTAAACTAGTTTTTGCAGGCACAGACCCTCATCTGTTTCTTATCCAGGTTAATAATGATGCTAAATCTGTAATTCATTTATTGCTTCTTTAAAGTACTTTTCTCTTATTGTTACAGTACCTGTATCCTattcactgctgctgcactccCCCACGGGCATCATTTAAGTTTCATCTAATCAGATTGACGGCCCTAGCAtttcttttccactttttttcttctgtatttGATTAGAGGACTGGCAGTCACAGAGGCCTTCTAGTGTTTACTTCCTGAGTGACGTGATGCACATCGAGGCGGCGGTCCTCCGGGGTCACCATGTTCCACATAGGGTCTACATGGACAGCTGTGTGGCCACAATTACCCCCGACCCCAATTCTCAACCCAGATACCCCTTCATCAACAACCACGGGTGAGAAGCTGTGGATTGGCTGTGCAGTACATGTGAACAAGCCAGAAACTGCAGCTAAATATAAACATTCAAGTGGTAGTATTTGTCTAAAAGAGTCAGCTAGTCATAATAGTCCAGATTTAGGCTTGAAAGATACAGATGCATATCATGCTGTACCTATAGGAGCATTTATTGTCCTGTGAAGAGTTGGAATGACTGGCCATTTCTGTGTTTATGAATATGAATCCTGTGCCTGTATTTTGCCATATAAGGTGTTTAACTGATGCTAAGCTGACAGGAGCCAAGTCTTACTTCATGCAGAGGAGCCAGGAGGATAAACTTCATTTGCAGCTGAAAGCCTTCAGGTTCCACCAGGATCACAGGAATTCAGTAAGTACAGCTAGTACGAGATGTGTTTATACAGTTTAGAACTACTGATCATGTATCATAGTCAGACATTTGACTGTTCAGGCAGTTTTTCTTCCCTACGTCTTCTATTTTCTATTCACGTAATCTGATCACTGCTGAGTCTTGATGTGACAAGCTAACTTGCGCCAGCCAAGGTGtcactttaactttttttttttttttcagctgttaGTGTCTTACGTGCTAAGTTGGCACATAATGTACACATTAGTAAGTGTTGTTTGAAGGCCATAATACTCTCAGTTGCTATCTGTGCTTGGT includes these proteins:
- the LOC122872391 gene encoding zona pellucida sperm-binding protein 3-like, with translation MGFREAVLLGLVFLLSGANLCAATQNWFNFSTNESLNQIPQQVTTSLQLPRLPQTADHQSNRTEHSDPVHSPVSFQLRSFQLRSPAVNKQKPLRPLVVQMQTSQNRQRLEARKLTSAQLEPRESVQAQEMLKLPVRGPDLNPPVKQESKVQVFEQRVPVPASSVAVRCGEGEVTVAVNQNFLGNGQSIRPSDLTLGGCAALGTTDHILQFQTELQGCGSTVMMTEEALIYSFSLMYSPTPIGNTFILKTNPAEVVIKCHYRRRHYASSNAVRPTWRLFASNMLTEQQLHFSLRLMTEDWQSQRPSSVYFLSDVMHIEAAVLRGHHVPHRVYMDSCVATITPDPNSQPRYPFINNHGCLTDAKLTGAKSYFMQRSQEDKLHLQLKAFRFHQDHRNSLYITCHLQATAVSHPIDSQHKACSFLTEASRWVASGGDNKVCSCCETSCSERRWKRSLAADADLQWEGTAALGPILLEGNILQGELTELLPEPASLLQTHEVTQAASYSSTALLCGVGTALAVVLLVFMGTVICSRLHKPSVHAVCT